A portion of the Deltaproteobacteria bacterium HGW-Deltaproteobacteria-18 genome contains these proteins:
- a CDS encoding Fis family transcriptional regulator has product MSSSTKNTARTPTDAILESISDGVFTVDLEWRITSFNRAAEEITGVSRSEAIGRLCSEVFRSSLCVDNCPLQDTLASGKPRIGTCGYIITAQGDRISISVSTAVFRDENGQVMGGAETFRDLSEIDALKREIEGRYHVGELFSRSPRMHKLFSMLPAIAASPSTVLLTGETGTGKELFARTIHSLSAHASGPFIAVNCAALPDTLLESELFGVKAGAYTGANRDRLGRFAQARGGTIFLDEIGEISPALQVRLLRVLQERTFEPLGSSKTESTDARVIVATNRNLTELIRAGEFREDLYYRINVIRLELPPLRERKDDLPLLVEQFIRRLNRIQGRTVTGIGTESLSLLMAHDWPGNIRELENCIERAFVLCGEGRIDIDHLPDELTLLAPRGHFGDGRTMHDMLDRQAIHTALERNAFNRLAAARELGIHKTTLFRRMKRLGMALPERDGRSSPKE; this is encoded by the coding sequence ATGTCCTCGTCCACAAAGAACACCGCACGCACGCCCACGGACGCCATCCTCGAGAGCATTTCCGATGGGGTGTTCACCGTCGACCTTGAGTGGCGCATCACGTCCTTCAATCGCGCCGCGGAAGAGATCACCGGAGTGTCCCGCTCCGAGGCCATCGGACGCCTGTGCTCCGAGGTCTTCCGTTCCAGCCTCTGCGTCGACAATTGTCCCCTGCAGGACACGCTTGCGAGCGGGAAGCCGCGCATAGGCACCTGCGGGTACATCATCACGGCCCAGGGGGACCGCATCTCCATCAGCGTGTCCACGGCGGTTTTTCGTGACGAAAACGGCCAGGTCATGGGCGGAGCCGAAACATTCCGCGATCTCTCGGAAATTGACGCATTGAAGCGCGAGATCGAAGGCCGCTACCATGTCGGCGAGCTCTTCAGCCGCAGTCCGCGCATGCACAAGCTTTTCTCCATGCTGCCTGCCATCGCCGCCAGCCCCAGCACGGTCCTGCTCACCGGAGAGACCGGCACCGGCAAGGAACTCTTCGCCCGTACCATCCATTCCCTGAGCGCTCACGCCAGCGGGCCTTTCATTGCCGTCAACTGCGCGGCCCTGCCCGACACCCTGCTCGAGTCCGAACTCTTCGGGGTCAAGGCCGGAGCCTACACCGGGGCAAATCGTGACCGGCTGGGCCGTTTTGCCCAGGCCCGGGGCGGGACGATTTTTCTGGACGAGATCGGCGAGATCAGCCCGGCCCTGCAGGTGCGCCTCCTGCGCGTGCTGCAGGAGCGGACCTTCGAGCCGCTCGGGTCCTCGAAAACCGAATCCACCGACGCCCGCGTCATTGTAGCCACCAACCGCAACCTGACGGAGCTGATCCGGGCCGGCGAATTCCGCGAAGACCTCTATTATCGAATCAATGTCATCCGCCTGGAGCTGCCTCCGTTGCGTGAACGCAAGGACGATCTGCCGCTCTTGGTGGAACAGTTCATCCGCCGCCTCAACCGCATCCAGGGGCGCACGGTCACGGGCATAGGCACCGAGTCCCTGTCCCTGCTCATGGCCCATGACTGGCCGGGCAACATCCGGGAGCTCGAAAACTGCATCGAGAGGGCCTTCGTGCTTTGCGGCGAAGGCCGCATCGACATCGACCACCTGCCCGACGAACTTACCCTTCTTGCTCCTCGCGGACATTTCGGCGATGGCCGCACGATGCACGACATGCTCGACAGGCAGGCCATTCACACGGCCCTGGAGCGCAATGCCTTCAATCGTCTGGCCGCGGCCCGCGAGCTTGGCATCCACAAAACCACGCTCTTTAGGCGCATGAAGCGCCTTGGCATGGCGTTGCCCGAGCGCGACGGCCGTTCCTCTCCAAAAGAGTAG
- a CDS encoding methionine adenosyltransferase: MILNADHYLFTSESVTEGHPDKIADQISDAVLDCLLAQDPRSRVACETLVTTGMAVIAGEITTEAYADLPEIVRSTVREIGYVSSDMGFDANTCAVLSSIDKQSPDIAMGVDRAKPEDQGAGDQGMMFGYATVETSSLMPAPIYYAHGLSRRLAEVRKSGILNFLRPDGKTQVSVEYHKGKPVRIDNVVVSSQHTPEVTYEEIVEGIKREVIAKVMPAEMMDEKTRIYINTTGRFVAGGPLADCGLTGRKIINDTYGGMGNHGGGAFSGKDPSKVDRSGAYMARYVAKNIVAAGLAGTCEVQIAYAIGVAEPVSVLVTTGGTGVVPDEVLTKAVREVFDLRPYYIIKRLNLIQPIYKKSACYGHFGREDFVFPWEVTDAIADLKTAAKI; encoded by the coding sequence ATGATTCTCAATGCCGATCACTATCTGTTTACGTCCGAATCCGTGACCGAAGGGCACCCCGACAAAATCGCGGACCAGATCTCCGATGCCGTGCTCGACTGCCTGCTGGCTCAGGACCCCCGCTCCCGCGTGGCCTGCGAGACCCTGGTCACCACCGGCATGGCCGTCATCGCCGGTGAAATCACGACCGAAGCCTATGCCGACCTGCCCGAGATCGTGCGCTCCACGGTGCGCGAAATCGGTTACGTCAGCTCCGACATGGGTTTTGATGCCAACACCTGCGCCGTCCTGTCCTCCATCGACAAGCAGTCCCCGGACATCGCCATGGGCGTTGACCGCGCCAAACCCGAGGACCAGGGCGCCGGCGACCAGGGCATGATGTTTGGCTATGCCACGGTCGAGACCAGCTCGCTCATGCCCGCGCCCATCTACTACGCCCACGGACTCAGCCGCAGGCTGGCCGAGGTGCGCAAGAGCGGCATCCTCAATTTCCTGCGCCCGGACGGAAAGACCCAAGTCTCCGTTGAATACCACAAGGGCAAGCCGGTGCGCATCGACAACGTTGTCGTGTCCTCTCAGCACACCCCCGAGGTGACTTACGAGGAGATCGTCGAAGGCATCAAGCGCGAGGTCATCGCCAAGGTCATGCCGGCTGAAATGATGGACGAGAAGACGCGCATCTACATCAACACCACGGGCCGCTTCGTGGCCGGCGGTCCCCTGGCCGACTGCGGCCTGACCGGCCGCAAGATCATCAACGACACCTACGGCGGCATGGGCAACCATGGCGGCGGTGCCTTCTCCGGCAAGGATCCGTCCAAGGTCGACCGCTCGGGCGCCTACATGGCCCGCTACGTGGCCAAGAACATCGTGGCCGCCGGCCTTGCGGGCACCTGCGAAGTTCAGATCGCCTACGCCATCGGCGTGGCCGAGCCGGTTTCGGTGCTGGTCACCACCGGCGGCACGGGCGTGGTTCCGGACGAAGTCCTGACCAAGGCCGTGCGCGAGGTCTTCGACCTGCGTCCGTATTATATCATCAAAAGATTGAACCTGATTCAGCCCATCTACAAAAAGAGCGCCTGCTACGGCCATTTCGGCCGCGAAGACTTCGTCTTCCCCTGGGAAGTGACCGATGCCATCGCGGACCTGAAGACCGCCGCCAAGATTTAG
- a CDS encoding adenosylhomocysteinase: MTLPIDPKLDHKVADMSLADWGSKEMQLSEREMPGLMALIDKHGSEKPLKGLRVTGSLHMTIQTAMLIKTLHALGADVRWASCNIFSTQDHAAAAIVDQGLAKVFAWKGETLEDYWWCTEMALTWPDGSGPDLIVDDGGDATLLVHEGVKVEKDPALLARTTDNKEFRCVLDRLIESAKTDSQKWTKIAARIRGVSEETTTGVHRLYQMAKNGELLFPAFNVNDSVTKSKFDNLYGCRESLADGIKRATDIMVAGKVVLVCGYGDVGKGCAQSMRGFGARVLITEVDPICALQAAMEGYEVTTMAKGCQEADIFVTATGNYHVVRGEHMQAMKDEAIICNIGHFDNEIDMGFLEDTPGCTKVTVKPQVDKWTLPSGKSLIILAEGRLVNLGCATGHPSFVMSNSFTNQVLAQLDLARNDYPPQVMTLPKILDEEVARLHLARLGVELETLSTEQADYIGVPVTGPFKPDHYRY, from the coding sequence ATGACGTTACCTATTGACCCGAAGCTTGATCACAAGGTCGCCGACATGAGTCTGGCCGATTGGGGATCCAAGGAAATGCAGCTGTCCGAACGCGAAATGCCGGGACTGATGGCGCTCATCGACAAGCACGGCAGCGAAAAGCCCCTGAAGGGCCTGCGCGTGACCGGCAGCCTGCACATGACCATCCAGACGGCCATGCTCATCAAGACCCTGCATGCGCTCGGTGCGGACGTGCGCTGGGCCTCCTGCAACATTTTTTCCACCCAGGACCATGCCGCTGCAGCCATTGTCGACCAGGGCCTGGCCAAGGTTTTTGCCTGGAAGGGCGAGACCCTTGAAGATTACTGGTGGTGCACGGAGATGGCCCTGACCTGGCCCGACGGCTCCGGCCCGGACCTCATCGTCGATGACGGCGGAGACGCGACCCTGCTGGTGCACGAAGGCGTGAAGGTCGAGAAGGACCCGGCACTGCTGGCCCGGACCACGGACAACAAGGAATTCCGCTGCGTGCTCGACCGTCTCATCGAAAGCGCCAAGACCGATTCGCAAAAGTGGACCAAGATCGCCGCCCGCATCCGTGGCGTTTCCGAAGAGACGACCACCGGCGTGCATCGCCTCTACCAGATGGCCAAGAACGGGGAACTGCTTTTCCCGGCCTTCAATGTCAACGATTCCGTGACCAAATCGAAGTTCGACAACCTCTACGGCTGCCGCGAGTCCCTGGCTGACGGCATCAAGCGGGCCACGGACATCATGGTCGCGGGCAAGGTCGTTCTGGTCTGCGGCTACGGCGACGTGGGCAAGGGCTGCGCCCAGTCCATGCGCGGCTTCGGCGCGCGCGTGCTCATCACCGAGGTTGACCCCATCTGCGCCCTGCAGGCGGCCATGGAAGGCTACGAGGTCACGACCATGGCCAAAGGTTGCCAGGAAGCGGACATCTTCGTCACGGCCACGGGCAATTACCATGTCGTGCGCGGCGAGCACATGCAGGCCATGAAGGACGAGGCCATCATCTGCAACATCGGCCACTTCGACAACGAGATCGACATGGGCTTCCTGGAGGATACTCCCGGCTGCACCAAGGTCACGGTCAAGCCGCAGGTGGATAAATGGACCCTGCCTTCCGGCAAGAGCCTCATCATCCTGGCCGAGGGGCGCCTTGTGAACCTGGGTTGCGCCACCGGCCACCCCAGCTTCGTCATGTCCAATTCCTTCACCAACCAGGTTCTGGCCCAGCTCGATCTGGCCAGGAACGACTATCCCCCGCAGGTCATGACCCTGCCCAAGATCCTGGACGAGGAAGTGGCCCGCCTGCATCTGGCGCGCCTGGGCGTGGAGCTTGAGACCCTGTCCACGGAGCAGGCCGACTATATCGGCGTGCCCGTGACCGGCCCGTTCAAGCCCGATCATTATCGTTATTAA
- a CDS encoding ArsR family transcriptional regulator, with protein MKLLTQTKALADETRLRLIGVLAAHELNVGEIVQVLDMGQSRISRHLKILMDAGLVVCQRHGLWAFYSSSSANGSRALLAAVLEGLKGLPEHRQDLERAAQVLNDRRLSTTRFFDGIASDWNRLSREMLGDFALGPAIMKRLAASETKRGTVVDLGCGPGLLLGHLAGAAGCVIGVDNSPRMLDAAAKLLPEGLEVSLRIGDLEHLPLRDAEADAAIMSLVLHHLAAPQDGIAEMGRVVRPGGQAVLVDFLLHDNETLRTRYGDRWLGFSPDDLQAWMEKAGFQELACERHSVNLGLTLMVITARREEFSV; from the coding sequence ATGAAACTTCTGACCCAGACCAAGGCCCTGGCCGATGAAACCAGGCTCCGACTCATCGGCGTGCTCGCCGCCCACGAACTCAACGTGGGCGAGATCGTGCAGGTTCTGGATATGGGCCAGTCGCGCATCTCGCGGCATCTCAAAATTCTCATGGATGCCGGTCTTGTGGTCTGTCAGCGCCATGGCCTTTGGGCCTTCTATTCGTCTTCCTCGGCCAACGGTTCACGCGCGCTGCTTGCGGCCGTGCTGGAAGGGCTCAAGGGATTGCCCGAGCATCGTCAGGATCTGGAGCGCGCCGCACAGGTCCTGAATGATCGCCGCCTTTCGACGACCCGCTTTTTTGACGGCATCGCTTCGGACTGGAATCGCCTGAGCCGTGAAATGCTCGGCGATTTCGCGCTGGGACCGGCCATCATGAAACGTCTTGCCGCCTCGGAGACAAAGCGGGGCACCGTGGTCGATCTGGGCTGCGGGCCTGGGCTTCTGCTTGGGCATCTGGCCGGCGCGGCAGGATGCGTCATCGGCGTGGACAACTCTCCGCGCATGCTCGACGCGGCGGCCAAGCTCCTGCCCGAGGGTCTGGAGGTCAGCCTGCGCATCGGCGATCTCGAGCATCTGCCGCTGCGCGACGCGGAGGCGGACGCGGCCATCATGTCGCTGGTGCTGCACCATCTGGCCGCGCCCCAGGACGGCATCGCCGAGATGGGCCGGGTGGTCCGGCCCGGAGGGCAGGCGGTGCTGGTGGACTTTCTGCTGCACGACAACGAGACCCTGCGCACGCGCTATGGCGACCGCTGGCTCGGTTTTTCCCCCGACGACCTGCAGGCGTGGATGGAGAAGGCCGGATTTCAGGAACTGGCCTGCGAGCGGCACTCCGTCAATCTTGGGCTGACCCTCATGGTCATCACCGCCCGCCGGGAAGAATTTTCAGTTTAA
- a CDS encoding DUF721 domain-containing protein, producing MHKREKKVRSASEALNTVLGTPEAALELAIARLWRHWPEILGPEIAEMIRPLGHRKTTMLLGATNSMVMQEFSYFAQNILDKANAFLGNAFFQKVQIELMAGRPALDESLLPKFPPRPPAPKPDVLGNLLPCMDPSSPVTSCYRAYVRHFRPDLDIPEEK from the coding sequence ATGCACAAACGCGAAAAGAAAGTACGCTCCGCGTCCGAGGCGTTGAACACGGTCCTCGGCACGCCTGAGGCTGCCCTGGAGCTGGCCATCGCCCGGTTGTGGAGACACTGGCCCGAAATCCTCGGTCCGGAGATCGCCGAGATGATCCGCCCCCTGGGACACCGGAAAACCACCATGCTTCTCGGCGCGACCAACTCCATGGTCATGCAGGAGTTTTCCTACTTTGCCCAAAACATCCTGGACAAGGCCAACGCGTTCCTGGGCAACGCATTTTTTCAAAAAGTTCAGATTGAACTCATGGCCGGCCGTCCCGCCCTGGACGAGTCCCTGCTGCCAAAATTCCCGCCCCGGCCCCCGGCCCCCAAGCCCGACGTCCTCGGCAACCTCCTGCCCTGCATGGACCCGTCCTCGCCCGTGACGTCATGCTACCGCGCATACGTCAGGCATTTCCGCCCGGATCTCGATATCCCGGAGGAAAAATGA
- a CDS encoding acriflavine resistance protein B, translating into MSAQMSLMDRIIRFCLDQKLVVVLLVCMALGWGFLVAPFAWHAPGIERDPVPVDAIPDIGENQQIVFTAWPGRSPQDVQDQITYPLTVSLLGMPGVKTVRSYSMLGFSTIYVIFDEDVEFYWSRTRLLEKINSLPPSTLPSDVRPTMGPDATALGQVFWYTIEGRDPEGRPTGGWDPDEIRSVQDWYVRYALTSAEGVSEVAGVGGFVREYQIEVDPDAMRAANVSLPEIVGALKMANLEVGAGTMEVNRVEYVIRGIGFIKNLDQVRTSVIKMRDSIPITVDDVAHVSFGPANRRGLLDKGGVEVVGGVVTVRYGENPLAAIDAVKAEIERIAPGLPEKVLADGTRSKLTIVPFYDRSGLIHETLDTLGEALWQQILITIIVVLVLVMHLRSSFLISALLPLAVMMCFIAMKQFRVDANIVALSGIAIAIGTMVDMGIIICESILQKIDSSPEDTPMAQVVFEGASEVGSAVLTAVSTTIVGFLPVFFMTGAEGKLFGPLAYTKTFALIASIIVALTILPAAAALIFRRRQMRPSLWFVAALVTAGLVVAVWKSFWIGMGLVVVGIYRLVYDRLPEWWQTRLRWGASIGLALAVAVFLALDWLPLGLEKGRTVNTLFVLGLIGLLMGFFQAFRLAYEPLLKVFLRHKGLFLIIPAFLTAFGGIVWLGAAPFLSVLPEGLRTSRPIVAFVHAFPGLGKEFMPPLDEGSFLYMPTTMPHASLGEVKELLALQDMSIQAIPEVESAVGKLGRADSPLDPAPVSMVETVINYKSEYLLDAQGKRLRFVWHEDARDYFRDAGGTPVPASDGMHYLVRGWFERDEQGRLIPDEDGQPFRLWRAALDPELNRGRSAWDGIRSPDDIWDEIVRAAEVPGMTSAPKLQPIAARIVMLQSGMRAPMGVKVKGPDLQTIESVTMEVERLLREVPMVQPAAVVADRIVGKPYLEIVPDREAISRYGIMLATVQEIIQASVGGMVATTTIEGREIYPLRVRYMRDLRDSVESLERIPVPAASGRQIPLGQLAEIRYVRGPQAIKSEDTFLLGYVLFDKKPGYAEVDVVESAKAYLEQQRADGNLVIPAGVTIEFAGSYENQVRAQKKLMVVLPVALLLIVIILYLQFGSIATTLMVFSGIFTAWSGGFTMIWLYGQDWFLNFHVAGVDMRALFQVHPINLSVAIWVGFLALFGIASDDGVLMATFLDESKARKKPDSVAAIRAMVLEGAGRRIRPAVMTSATTILALVPILTSSGRGSDIMIPMAIPSFGGMVFATITVFVVPVLYCWVEEWKLRWRRG; encoded by the coding sequence ATGAGCGCGCAAATGTCACTCATGGACCGCATCATCCGCTTCTGTCTGGACCAGAAGCTCGTCGTCGTGCTCCTGGTCTGCATGGCGCTGGGCTGGGGATTCCTCGTCGCCCCCTTTGCCTGGCACGCGCCGGGCATCGAACGCGACCCCGTGCCCGTGGACGCCATCCCGGACATCGGCGAGAACCAGCAGATCGTCTTCACCGCTTGGCCCGGCCGCTCGCCCCAGGACGTCCAGGACCAGATCACCTATCCCCTGACCGTGTCTCTTCTTGGCATGCCCGGCGTGAAGACCGTGCGCTCCTACTCCATGCTCGGGTTCTCGACCATCTACGTCATCTTCGACGAGGACGTGGAGTTCTACTGGTCCCGCACACGCCTGCTGGAGAAGATCAATTCACTGCCTCCGTCCACCCTGCCGTCTGACGTGCGCCCGACCATGGGCCCCGACGCCACGGCCTTGGGACAGGTCTTCTGGTACACCATCGAGGGCCGGGACCCCGAGGGCCGACCCACGGGCGGCTGGGATCCCGACGAGATCCGCAGCGTGCAGGACTGGTACGTGCGCTACGCCTTGACCTCGGCCGAGGGGGTCAGCGAGGTGGCCGGGGTGGGTGGCTTCGTGCGCGAATATCAGATTGAGGTCGATCCCGACGCCATGCGCGCGGCGAACGTCAGCCTGCCGGAGATTGTCGGTGCCCTGAAAATGGCCAATCTTGAGGTGGGCGCCGGGACCATGGAAGTCAACCGCGTGGAGTACGTCATCCGCGGTATCGGCTTCATCAAAAATCTCGACCAGGTACGGACCTCGGTCATCAAGATGCGCGACTCCATCCCCATCACCGTGGACGACGTGGCCCACGTCAGCTTCGGCCCGGCGAACCGGCGCGGCCTGCTGGACAAGGGCGGGGTGGAGGTGGTTGGCGGCGTGGTCACCGTGCGCTACGGCGAGAATCCCCTGGCTGCCATCGACGCGGTCAAGGCCGAGATCGAGCGCATCGCGCCCGGCCTGCCGGAGAAGGTCCTGGCTGACGGCACGCGCTCCAAGCTGACCATCGTGCCCTTTTACGACCGCTCGGGCCTCATCCACGAGACTCTGGACACACTCGGCGAGGCCCTCTGGCAGCAGATCCTGATCACCATCATCGTGGTCCTGGTGCTGGTCATGCACCTGCGCAGCTCCTTTCTCATCTCCGCGCTCCTGCCCTTGGCCGTGATGATGTGCTTCATCGCCATGAAGCAGTTCAGGGTGGACGCCAACATCGTGGCCCTGTCCGGCATCGCCATCGCCATCGGGACCATGGTCGACATGGGCATCATCATCTGCGAGAGCATCCTGCAGAAAATAGACTCCTCGCCTGAGGACACGCCCATGGCCCAGGTGGTCTTCGAGGGTGCCTCGGAGGTCGGCAGCGCGGTGCTCACGGCCGTGAGCACGACCATCGTGGGCTTTCTGCCCGTGTTCTTCATGACCGGGGCCGAGGGCAAGCTGTTCGGCCCCCTGGCCTACACCAAGACCTTCGCCCTCATCGCCTCCATCATCGTGGCCCTGACCATCCTGCCGGCGGCGGCCGCGCTCATTTTCCGTCGCAGACAGATGCGGCCTTCCCTGTGGTTCGTGGCCGCGCTGGTGACCGCGGGCCTTGTCGTGGCGGTCTGGAAGTCCTTCTGGATCGGGATGGGTCTTGTCGTGGTCGGCATCTACCGCCTGGTTTACGACCGTTTGCCCGAATGGTGGCAGACCCGGCTGCGCTGGGGCGCGAGCATCGGGCTGGCCCTCGCCGTGGCCGTGTTCCTGGCTCTGGACTGGCTGCCGCTGGGACTGGAGAAGGGGCGGACGGTCAACACTCTTTTCGTGCTCGGCCTCATCGGCCTGCTGATGGGTTTTTTCCAGGCCTTTCGCCTTGCATACGAGCCGCTTCTGAAAGTCTTCCTGCGGCACAAGGGCCTTTTTCTGATCATTCCGGCCTTTCTGACCGCATTTGGCGGGATCGTCTGGCTCGGGGCCGCGCCATTTCTGTCCGTCCTGCCCGAGGGGCTGCGCACGAGCCGGCCCATAGTGGCCTTTGTCCACGCCTTTCCGGGCCTGGGCAAGGAGTTCATGCCGCCCCTTGACGAAGGCTCCTTCCTCTACATGCCGACCACCATGCCCCACGCCTCCCTGGGCGAGGTCAAGGAGCTTCTGGCCCTGCAGGACATGTCCATTCAGGCCATCCCGGAAGTGGAAAGCGCCGTGGGCAAGCTCGGCCGCGCGGATTCGCCCCTGGATCCGGCGCCCGTGTCCATGGTCGAGACCGTCATCAACTATAAGAGCGAGTATCTGCTGGACGCGCAGGGCAAGCGCCTGCGCTTTGTCTGGCACGAGGATGCCCGGGACTATTTCCGCGATGCGGGCGGCACGCCGGTTCCGGCGTCCGACGGCATGCACTATCTGGTGCGCGGCTGGTTCGAGCGCGACGAACAGGGCCGCCTCATCCCCGACGAGGACGGACAGCCCTTCCGGCTCTGGCGGGCCGCGCTGGACCCGGAGCTGAACCGGGGGCGGAGCGCCTGGGACGGGATCAGATCCCCCGATGACATCTGGGACGAGATCGTCAGGGCCGCCGAAGTGCCGGGCATGACCTCGGCCCCGAAGCTGCAGCCCATTGCCGCGCGCATCGTCATGCTCCAGTCGGGCATGCGCGCGCCCATGGGCGTCAAGGTCAAGGGGCCGGACCTTCAGACCATCGAATCCGTGACCATGGAGGTGGAGCGGTTGCTAAGGGAAGTGCCCATGGTCCAGCCGGCCGCAGTGGTGGCGGACCGCATCGTGGGCAAGCCGTATCTTGAGATCGTTCCGGACCGTGAGGCCATCTCGCGCTACGGCATCATGCTCGCAACGGTGCAGGAGATCATCCAGGCCTCCGTGGGCGGCATGGTGGCGACCACGACCATCGAGGGCCGCGAGATCTATCCCCTCCGGGTGCGTTACATGCGCGACCTGCGCGATTCCGTCGAAAGCCTGGAACGCATCCCCGTGCCTGCGGCGAGCGGCAGGCAGATTCCGCTGGGGCAGCTGGCCGAGATCCGCTATGTGCGCGGTCCCCAGGCCATCAAGAGCGAGGACACGTTTCTGCTCGGCTACGTGCTCTTCGACAAGAAGCCGGGCTATGCGGAAGTGGATGTCGTCGAGTCGGCCAAGGCGTATCTGGAGCAGCAGCGCGCGGATGGCAACCTGGTCATCCCGGCGGGGGTGACCATCGAATTCGCCGGGAGCTACGAGAACCAGGTCCGCGCCCAGAAGAAGCTCATGGTCGTTCTGCCCGTGGCCCTCTTGCTGATCGTCATCATCCTCTATCTGCAGTTCGGATCCATCGCGACCACGCTCATGGTCTTCTCGGGCATCTTCACGGCTTGGTCCGGCGGATTCACCATGATCTGGCTCTACGGGCAGGATTGGTTCCTGAACTTCCATGTGGCCGGGGTGGACATGCGCGCGCTCTTCCAAGTGCACCCCATCAACCTGAGCGTGGCCATCTGGGTAGGGTTCCTGGCTCTTTTCGGCATCGCCTCGGACGACGGCGTGCTCATGGCCACCTTCCTGGACGAGAGCAAGGCGCGCAAAAAGCCCGACTCCGTCGCGGCCATCCGGGCCATGGTCCTGGAAGGGGCGGGGCGGCGCATACGCCCGGCGGTCATGACCTCGGCCACGACCATCCTGGCCCTGGTGCCCATCCTGACCTCATCCGGCCGGGGCTCGGACATCATGATTCCCATGGCCATTCCGTCCTTTGGCGGCATGGTCTTTGCGACGATCACGGTCTTCGTGGTGCCGGTGCTGTACTGCTGGGTGGAGGAATGGAAGCTGCGGTGGAGGAGGGGCTGA